The following coding sequences are from one Cygnus olor isolate bCygOlo1 chromosome 2, bCygOlo1.pri.v2, whole genome shotgun sequence window:
- the MC4R gene encoding melanocortin receptor 4, which produces MNFTQHRGTLQPVHFWNHSNGLHGGASEPNAKGHSSGGCYEQLFVSPEVFVTLGIISLLENVLVIVAIAKNKNLHSPMYFFICSLAVADMLVSVSNGSETIVITLLNNTDTDAQSFTINIDNVIDSVICSSLLASICSLLSIAVDRYFTIFYALQYHNIMTVKRVGVIITCIWAACTVSGILFIIYSDSSVVIICLISMFFTMLILMASLYVHMFMMARMHIKKIAVLPGTGPIRQGANMKGAITLTILIGVFVVCWAPFFLHLIFYISCPYNPYCVCFMSHFNFYLILIMCNSIIDPLIYAFRSQELRKTFKEIICCCSLRGLCDLPGKY; this is translated from the coding sequence ATGAATTTCACCCAGCACCGTGGGACACTCCAGCCTGTGCATTTCTGGAACCACAGCAATGGACTGCACGGGGGTGCCAGCGAGCCCAATGCAAAGGGCCACTCCTCGGGAGGCTGCTACGAGCAACTCTTTGTTTCCCCTGAAGTGTTTGTGACTCTGGGCATCATCAGCTTGCTGGAGAACGTCTTGGTCATTGTGGCAATAGCCAAGAACAAGAACCTCCATTCGCCCATGTACTTCTTCATCTGTAGCTTGGCAGTGGCTGACATGCTAGTGAGCGTATCTAATGGATCAGAAACTATTGTCATCACGCTGCTAAACAATACAGACACAGACGCACAGAGCTTTACCATAAATATTGACAATGTCATTGACTCAGTGATTTGCAGTTCCCTGCTTGCATCAATTTGCAGTCTCCTCTCAATAGCAGTGGACAGGTATTTTACTATCTTTTACGCCCTCCAATATCATAATATCATGACGGTGAAGCGCGTAGGGGTCATCATCACATGCATCTGGGCTGCTTGCACAGTCTCAGGCATTTTGTTCATCATTTACTCTGACAGCAGTGTTGTCATCATCTGCCTTATTAGCATGTTCTTCACCATGCTCATTCTCATGGCATCCCTCTATGTCCACATGTTCATGATGGCTCGGATGCATATCAAAAAGATTGCAGTTCTTCCAGGGACTGGCCCTATTCGCCAAGGGGCCAACATGAAAGGGGCCATCACTCTCACTATCCTGATTGGAGTTTTTGTTGTGTGCTGGGCCCCATTTTTTCTGCACCTCATCTTCTACATCTCCTGCCCCTATAACCCTTACTGTGTGTGCTTCATGTCCCATTTTAACTTCTACCTCATCCTCATCATGTGCAATTCCATCATCGATCCACTTATCTATGCGTTCCGGAGTCAGGAGCTCAGGAAAACATTCAAGGAGATTATATGCTGCTGTAGTCTGAGAGGGCTTTGTGATTTGCCTGGCAAATACTAG